The following are encoded together in the Vigna unguiculata cultivar IT97K-499-35 chromosome 2, ASM411807v1, whole genome shotgun sequence genome:
- the LOC114173286 gene encoding uncharacterized protein LOC114173286 isoform X1, producing the protein MQTGKALGDNSTKFTSYVALLGRNKSSILIDDWDHVPETVKNQIWLSVQVTYDVPNSNLLRTKWISFAGERWKGFKTDLISRYICGPLSDKNPCEKYPFLDEDTWQAFKERRLNPVFQAKRKAAQEIARKNVHPHRLSRGGYDKLEQKMMKEASASNSSGTIVTHPPRHDKWKRARQKPTGDYISAETESVARRIDELVEQSTQGSFIPQGREDILAVAIGRPEHPGRVRGVGKFVGIRQFFGPPSANHNKVNINEEVIMSIKEEMREQMREEIREEIKKEMKKEYFDMKAQLLSDMRAELASPSAQPCNPHQQPSIICVSTKGSCDVPLEEASLIGDTDYELFIDDLLQSLVALGKIYALGSTIHHATIADDMMRVVVVDVRDATAPVPVPTQEVKTVGQAPGNFILWPVRLAKVIAKEQIRVQEKEDVNESLPQQTILERLGAMAATIALQPIQLEMSPQATNRTFNTPFFICQKDIFEVLSGTDMLCISVIQLWLLYLHRRCTEKKNDHIYGFIDPIAIQGVGNKSEEVQKYLLEAFDVGKKEVYLAPYLQQGHWQLLVILPQKFVVVLLCSLHKKPNTLKIKSTLQAAVEAHSRLQGQQITSRKKLQFIAPTCSRQPGSYECGYYTMRHMHRIISANIVDSCGYDFQ; encoded by the exons ATGCAAACTGGTAAAGCTTTGGGAGATAATAGCACAAAATTCACCAGCTATGTGGCCTTGCTTGGTAGGAACAAGTCATCCATTCTTATAGATGATTGGGACCATGTTCCAGAGACAGTAAAGAATCAGATTTGGCTAAGTGTCCAA GTCACATATGATGTCCCAAATAGTAATCTGTTGAGGACGAAATGGATTTCATTTGCTGGGGAACGATGGAAGGGTTTTAAGACGGACCTTATAAGTCGTTATATCTGTGGTCCCTTAAGTGATAAAAACCCTTGTGAGAAGTATCCGTTCcttgatgaagacacatggcaGGCTTTTAAGGAAAGGCGATTAAATCCTGTCTTTCAG GCTAAGAGGAAAGCTGCACAAGAGATAGCAAGAAAGAATGTCCACCCCCATAGATTGTCTCGTGGGGGTTATGATAAATTGGAGCAGAAGATGATGAAAGAGGCATCTGCCTCTAATTCCAGTGGGACTATTGTTACTCATCCTCCTCGCCATGATAAATGGAAAAGAGCTCGTCAAAAACCAACAGGGGATTACATATCTGCAGAAACAGAAAGCGTAGCTAGGCGTATT GATGAACTGGTCGAGCAAAGCACACAAGGATCATTCATTCCACAGGGGCGTGAGGACATATTGGCAGTTGCCATTGGTCGTCCAGAGCATCCTGGACGTGTTCGTGGTGTTGGAAAATTTGTAGGCATCCGTCAATTCTTTGGTCCTCCATCAGCTAATCATAATAAAGTAAATATCAATGAGGAAGTTATCATGTCCATCAAAGAAGAAATGAGAGAACAAATGAGGGAGGAAATTAGGGAGGAGATTAAGAAGGAGATGAAGAAAGAGTACTTTGATATGAAGGCACAATTGTTATCAGACATGAGAGCAGAGTTAGCCTCTCCCTCAGCCCAGCCTTGTAATCCTCATCAACAACCTTCTATTATTTGTGTAAGCACAAAGGGGAGTTGTGATGTTCCTCTTGAAGAGGCTTCTCTCATTGGTGATACAGATTACGAGTTGTTCATTGATGATCTCCTGCAGTCCTTGGTGGCTTTAG GTAAAATATATGCATTGGGGTCAACCATACACCATGCAACCATTGCAGATGATATGATGAGAGTAGTGGTTGTAGATGTTCGAGATGCTACTGCTCCAGTCCCAGTGCCCACTCAAGAGGTTAAGACAGTGGGGCAGGCCCCTGGAAATTTTATCCTTTGGCCAGTTAGATTAGCAAAAGTAATTGCAAAGGAG CAGATTAGAGTACAAGAAAAGGAAGATGTGAATGAATCATTACCACAACAGACAATTCTAGAACGACTTGGTGCAATGGCAGCGACTATCGCCTTGCAACCTATACAATTAGAAATGTCTCCCCAAGCCACAAATAGGACCTTCAACACCCctttttttatatgtcaaaaGGATATTTTTGAAGTTCTCTCTGGCACTGATATGTTATGTATATCAGTAATACAACTTTGGTTGTT gTATTTACATCGTAGATGCACTGAGAAGAAGAATGATCACATATATGGATTTATTGATCCTATTGCCATTCAAGGTGTTGGGAATAAAAGTGAAGAGGTTCAAAAGTACCTATTAGAGGCATTTGATGTTGGGAAAAAAGAAGTGTACTTAGCGCCTTATTTGCAGCA GGGTCATTGGCAGTTGTTGGTAATTCTTCCTCAGAAGTTTGTTGTGGTTCTTTTGTGTTCATTACACAAGAAGCCTAACACTCTGAAAATTAAAAGTACTTTACAAgc aGCGGTTGAGGCTCATTCTAGGTTGCAGGGACAACAAATCACTTCTAGAAAGAAGTTGCAGTTCATTGCGCCAACT TGCTCACGTCAACCGGGAAGCTATGAGTGTGGATATTATACCATGAGGCACATGCATAGAATCATATCCGCAAACATTGTTGACTCATGTGGATATG ATTTTCAATGA
- the LOC114173006 gene encoding MLP-like protein 43, translating into MGLSGKVEAEVEIKASAEKFFHVFRKQLQHLPNISSQRIHSAVVHEGDWENVDAVKHWEFTVEGKKTSAKEKIEVVDDANKTIIFSIFDGEIGESYKSLRATLQTIDKENGGIVKWTYEYEKLSENITAPSPQSFLDFVILVTKDIDDHLVKP; encoded by the exons ATGGGTCTAAGTGGGAAAGTAGAGGCTGAAGTAGAGATCAAAGCATCTGCAGAAAAGTTCTTCCATGTCTTTCGAAAGCAACTTCAGCATCTTCCTAATATCTCCTCCCAAAGGATACATTCAGCTGTTGTTCATGAAGGTGACTGGGAAAATGTTGATGCTGTAAAACACTGGGAGTTTACCGTAG AAGGAAAGAAGACAAGTGCTAAGGAGAAAATAGAAGTTGTAGACGATGCTAACAAGACAATAATATTCAGCATCTTTGATGGGGAAATCGGTGAGAGCTACAAGAGTTTAAGGGCCACCCTGCAAACAATTGATAAGGAGAATGGGGGGATTGTGAAATGGACCTATGAATATGAAAAACTATCTGAGAATATTACTGCTCCATCTCCTCAATCATTCTTGGACTTTGTTATTTTGGTCACTAAAGATATTGATGATCATCTTGTCAAGCCATAA
- the LOC114173897 gene encoding extensin-like, with translation MPTKTHPTKPSKIFTLILLLICVINPIKGEESRKLDETTNGNVKCSPCEGGSTPSPPIIEYLSPPPPPPIIYPSPPPPSPPPPYLYSSPPPPSPKKPPSSYCPPPPSSAYLYMTGPPGNLYPVDENFSGASPSRHQNLAVFLPLSVVVVLSMMFFW, from the coding sequence ATGCCAACAAAAACTCATCCAACTAAACCATCAAAGATCTTCACTTTGATCCTTCTGCTTATTTGTGTCATCAATCCCATCAAGGGTGAGGAATCAAGGAAGCTTGATGAGACCACAAATGGTAATGTGAAGTGCTCACCGTGTGAAGGTGGTTCCACCCCATCACCACCGATAATAGAGTATttatcaccaccaccaccaccaccgatAATCTATCCCTCACCACCACCGCCGTCACCGCCGCCACCGTACTTGTattcatcaccaccaccaccgtcACCCAAGAAACCACCATCATCGTATTGCCCTCCACCACCGTCATCAGCGTACCTGTACATGACGGGTCCACCGGGGAACTTGTACCCGGTGGATGAGAATTTCAGTGGAGCCAGTCCAAGCCGCCACCAAAATTTGGCTGTGTTCTTGCCACTTTCGGTGGTTGTCGTGTTGAGCATGATGTTCTTTTGGTGA
- the LOC114173286 gene encoding uncharacterized protein LOC114173286 isoform X2 — translation MQTGKALGDNSTKFTSYVALLGRNKSSILIDDWDHVPETVKNQIWLSVQVTYDVPNSNLLRTKWISFAGERWKGFKTDLISRYICGPLSDKNPCEKYPFLDEDTWQAFKERRLNPVFQAKRKAAQEIARKNVHPHRLSRGGYDKLEQKMMKEASASNSSGTIVTHPPRHDKWKRARQKPTGDYISAETESVARRIDELVEQSTQGSFIPQGREDILAVAIGRPEHPGRVRGVGKFVGIRQFFGPPSANHNKVNINEEVIMSIKEEMREQMREEIREEIKKEMKKEYFDMKAQLLSDMRAELASPSAQPCNPHQQPSIICVSTKGSCDVPLEEASLIGDTDYELFIDDLLQSLVALGKIYALGSTIHHATIADDMMRVVVVDVRDATAPVPVPTQEVKTVGQAPGNFILWPVRLAKVIAKEIRVQEKEDVNESLPQQTILERLGAMAATIALQPIQLEMSPQATNRTFNTPFFICQKDIFEVLSGTDMLCISVIQLWLLYLHRRCTEKKNDHIYGFIDPIAIQGVGNKSEEVQKYLLEAFDVGKKEVYLAPYLQQGHWQLLVILPQKFVVVLLCSLHKKPNTLKIKSTLQAAVEAHSRLQGQQITSRKKLQFIAPTCSRQPGSYECGYYTMRHMHRIISANIVDSCGYDFQ, via the exons ATGCAAACTGGTAAAGCTTTGGGAGATAATAGCACAAAATTCACCAGCTATGTGGCCTTGCTTGGTAGGAACAAGTCATCCATTCTTATAGATGATTGGGACCATGTTCCAGAGACAGTAAAGAATCAGATTTGGCTAAGTGTCCAA GTCACATATGATGTCCCAAATAGTAATCTGTTGAGGACGAAATGGATTTCATTTGCTGGGGAACGATGGAAGGGTTTTAAGACGGACCTTATAAGTCGTTATATCTGTGGTCCCTTAAGTGATAAAAACCCTTGTGAGAAGTATCCGTTCcttgatgaagacacatggcaGGCTTTTAAGGAAAGGCGATTAAATCCTGTCTTTCAG GCTAAGAGGAAAGCTGCACAAGAGATAGCAAGAAAGAATGTCCACCCCCATAGATTGTCTCGTGGGGGTTATGATAAATTGGAGCAGAAGATGATGAAAGAGGCATCTGCCTCTAATTCCAGTGGGACTATTGTTACTCATCCTCCTCGCCATGATAAATGGAAAAGAGCTCGTCAAAAACCAACAGGGGATTACATATCTGCAGAAACAGAAAGCGTAGCTAGGCGTATT GATGAACTGGTCGAGCAAAGCACACAAGGATCATTCATTCCACAGGGGCGTGAGGACATATTGGCAGTTGCCATTGGTCGTCCAGAGCATCCTGGACGTGTTCGTGGTGTTGGAAAATTTGTAGGCATCCGTCAATTCTTTGGTCCTCCATCAGCTAATCATAATAAAGTAAATATCAATGAGGAAGTTATCATGTCCATCAAAGAAGAAATGAGAGAACAAATGAGGGAGGAAATTAGGGAGGAGATTAAGAAGGAGATGAAGAAAGAGTACTTTGATATGAAGGCACAATTGTTATCAGACATGAGAGCAGAGTTAGCCTCTCCCTCAGCCCAGCCTTGTAATCCTCATCAACAACCTTCTATTATTTGTGTAAGCACAAAGGGGAGTTGTGATGTTCCTCTTGAAGAGGCTTCTCTCATTGGTGATACAGATTACGAGTTGTTCATTGATGATCTCCTGCAGTCCTTGGTGGCTTTAG GTAAAATATATGCATTGGGGTCAACCATACACCATGCAACCATTGCAGATGATATGATGAGAGTAGTGGTTGTAGATGTTCGAGATGCTACTGCTCCAGTCCCAGTGCCCACTCAAGAGGTTAAGACAGTGGGGCAGGCCCCTGGAAATTTTATCCTTTGGCCAGTTAGATTAGCAAAAGTAATTGCAAAGGAG ATTAGAGTACAAGAAAAGGAAGATGTGAATGAATCATTACCACAACAGACAATTCTAGAACGACTTGGTGCAATGGCAGCGACTATCGCCTTGCAACCTATACAATTAGAAATGTCTCCCCAAGCCACAAATAGGACCTTCAACACCCctttttttatatgtcaaaaGGATATTTTTGAAGTTCTCTCTGGCACTGATATGTTATGTATATCAGTAATACAACTTTGGTTGTT gTATTTACATCGTAGATGCACTGAGAAGAAGAATGATCACATATATGGATTTATTGATCCTATTGCCATTCAAGGTGTTGGGAATAAAAGTGAAGAGGTTCAAAAGTACCTATTAGAGGCATTTGATGTTGGGAAAAAAGAAGTGTACTTAGCGCCTTATTTGCAGCA GGGTCATTGGCAGTTGTTGGTAATTCTTCCTCAGAAGTTTGTTGTGGTTCTTTTGTGTTCATTACACAAGAAGCCTAACACTCTGAAAATTAAAAGTACTTTACAAgc aGCGGTTGAGGCTCATTCTAGGTTGCAGGGACAACAAATCACTTCTAGAAAGAAGTTGCAGTTCATTGCGCCAACT TGCTCACGTCAACCGGGAAGCTATGAGTGTGGATATTATACCATGAGGCACATGCATAGAATCATATCCGCAAACATTGTTGACTCATGTGGATATG ATTTTCAATGA
- the LOC114174430 gene encoding uncharacterized protein LOC114174430: MDRSWINFLRTTNEYENGVEEFLEFANMNVLDNNGKFYCPCVNCLNERKLPTDIIREHVLCDGFLKSYTKWIWHGELIDMPSVDVSEAEEVDLEMDDRIEEMIRDIGHDSFQRANVYDNLCNDAEKPLYAECTKYTRLSAVLKLFNVKARNGWTDKSFTELLELLSDMLPKGNTLPTRNYDAKKILCPMGMEYQKIHACPNDCVLYRKELAMLHQCPRCGVSRYKQKHSEFESDSKGPPAKVLWYLPVVPRLKRLFSNANDAKLMRWHADGRTTDGHLRHPADGLQWKKIDSMFPNFSNDSRNIRFGLATDGMNPYGNLSSKHSSWPVLLVIYNLPPWLCMKRKYVMLSLMISGPRQPGNDIDIYLTPLVEDLKMLWEEGVDMFDGYTSDSFKLHAMLFCTINDFPAYGNLSGYSIKGHKACPICEEGTCHHQLQHGRKTVYLGHRRFLSTNHPYRKLKKAFNGCQENELAPMVLSGSQVYERVKDIGDVFGKMKNKGTSSNIWKKRSIFFDLPYWRVLDVRHCIDVMHVEKNVCDSIIGTLLNIQGKTKDGLNARLDLVEMGIREQLAPQSHGKRTYLPPACHTLSKQEKRSFCEILQGVKVPLGYSSNFKRLVSMKDLKLLGLKSHDCHVLMQQLLPVAIRGILPKNVRYTLTRLCFFFNAICSKVIDIEKLDQLENEAVLILCQLEMYFPPSFFDIMVHLIIHLVREVRICGPVFLRWMYPIERYMKILKGYVKNQYRPEASIVERYIAEEAIEFCTDYLSQVEAIGVPKSRYHERGAGKGTRSAKWVDGNTGVKTDDLGFTLVDLEKEGYTKEPFIMASQAKQVFYVTDPANKRWSVVLQGRTLHYTDYNDELILDISKTPSFSSNMPTLNVDNEVDDVHAVRDDHNEGLWENILT, from the exons ATGGATCGGAGTTGGATAAATTTTTTACGCACAACAAATGAATATGAGAACGGAGTGGAAGAATTTCTTGAATTTGCAAATATGAATGTTCTGGATAATAATGGAAAATTCTACTGCCCGTGTGTTAATTGTTTGAATGAGAGAAAACTACCAACTGACATTATTCGGGAGCATGTTCTTTGTGATGGTTTCTTAAAGAGCTACACAAAGTGGATATGGCATGGTGAATTAATAGACATGCCAAGTGTAGATGTGTCTGAAGCAGAAGAAGTTGATTTAGAGATGGATGATCGAATTGAGGAAATGATTCGTGATATTGGACATGATTCCTTTCAACGTGCGAATGTGTATGACAATTTGTGCAATGACGCAGAAAAACCTCTGTACGCAGAATGCACTAAGTATACTCGATTGTCAGCGGTATTAAAATTGTTCAATGTGAAGGCAAGAAATGGGTGGActgataaaagcttcacagaattaCTTGAGTTGTTGAGTGACATGCTTCCTAAAGGTAACACGTTGCCAACACGCAATTATGATGCGAAGAAGATATTgtgtccgatgggtatggagtatcaAAAAATTCATGCATGCCCAAACGATTGTGTCTTGTACAGGAAGGAGTTAGCCATGTTACATCAATGTCCACGATGTGGGGTGTCAAGATACAAACAGAAACATAGTGAGTTTGAATCTGATAGTAAGGGTCCTCCAGCAAAAGTTTTGTGGTATCTTCCTGTAGTTCCACGGTTGAAACGTTTATTCAGCAATGCAAATGATGCAAAACTCATGAGATGGCATGCAGATGGACGTACAACAGATGGCCATTTGAGACATCCGGCAGATGGTTtgcaatggaagaaaattgattcCATGTTCCCAAATTTCTCCAATGATTCAAGGAACATTAGATTTGGACTTGCTAcagatggaatgaatccatatGGTAACTTGAGCAGTAAACATAGTTCATGGCCTGTTCTATTAGTGATTTATAATTTACCTCCTTGGTTGTGCATGAAACGCAAATATGTTATGTTATCCTTGATGATCTCGGGTCCAAGACAACCAGGAAACgacattgatatttatttaacccCATTAgttgaagatttgaagatgtTATGGGAGGAGGGTGTTGATATGTTTGATGGGTACACTAGTGATTCATTCAAGTTGCATGCCATGTTATTTTGTACAATCAACGACTTTCCAGCATATGGTAATTTAAGTGGATATAGCATTAAGGGTCACAAAGCATGCCCTATATGTGAAGAAGGCACATGTCACCATCAACTACAACATGGAAGGAAAACAGTATACCTTGGACATCGGAGATTTCTTAGTACAAACCATCCATATCGTAAATTGAAGAAAGCATTTAATGGGTGTCAAGAAAATGAATTAGCTCCAATGGTTTTAAGTGGGTCACAAGTGTATGAGCGTGTGAAAGACATTGGGGATGTGtttggaaagatgaaaaataaaggcACTTCAAGCAACATATGGAAGAAAAGGTCAATTTTCTTTGATCTCCCATATTGGAGGGTGCTTGATGTCAGACATTGTATAGATGTTATGCATGTAGAGAAAAATGTGTGTGATAGTATTATCGGAACACTCCTCAATATTCAAGGCAAGACGAAAGATGGTCTAAATGCTCGTTTGGACTTAGTTGAAATGGGTATAAGAGAACAATTAGCTCCACAATCACATGGTAAGCGAACATACTTGCCTCCAGCATGTCACACATTGTCTAAACAAGAGAAGAGAAGTTTTTGTGAGATTTTACAAGGTGTGAAAGTTCCACTAGGTTACTCTTCCAATTTTAAAAGACTTGTATCCATGAAAGATCTAAAATTACTTGGGTTAAAATCTCATGATTGTCATGTATTGATGCAACAACTTCTACCAGTGGCTATTCGAGGCATATTGCCTAAGAATGTTAGATATACCTTAACAAGATTGTGCTTCTTTTTTAATGCAATATGTAGTAAGGTTATCGATATTGAGAAGTTGGATCAGTTAGAAAATGAGGCTGTACTCATATTGTGTCAGTTGGAGATGTACTTTCCTCCATCATTCTTTGATATTATGGTCCATCTGATTATTCATTTAGTCCGAGAAGTTAGAATTTGTGGTCCAGTATTCTTACGATGGATGTACCCTATTGAACGATACATGAAGATATTGAAAGGGTATGTAAAGAAccaatatcgtccagaagcaTCAATTGTTGAAAGATATATTGCAGAGGAAGCTATTGAGTTCTGTACAGACTACTTATCACAAGTTGAAGCTATAGGGGTACCGAAGTCTCGTTACCATGAAAGAGGTGCTGGTAAGGGTACTCGAAGTGCAAAA tgGGTTGATGGTAATACTGGCGTGAAGACTGATGATCTAGGTTTTACCTTGGTTGACCTAGAAAAGGAAGGTTATACTAAAGAGCCATTCATCATGGCATCTCAAGCAAAACAAGTGTTTTATGTCACTGATCCCGCTAACAAAAGATGGTCAGTGGTTCTCCAAGGCAGAACCCTACATTATACTGATTACAATGATGAATTGATACTTGATATTAGCAAAACTCCATCCTTCTCATCAAATATGCCGACCTTGAATGTCGATAATGAAGTAGATGATGTTCATGCCGTACGTGATGACCACAATGAAGGGTTATGGGAGAACATTCTAACTTGA